GTCGGATTGACCTGACCACCGTTGCGTCCCGACGCGCCCCAGCCGGGCTCGTGCGCATCAAGCACGCAGATGTTCGCTCCGGTGTCCGCGAGATGCAATGCGGTGGACAGGCCGGTGTAGCCCGCACCGATGATGAGCACGTCGGTGCTGATCGATTCTGTGAGTGCGGGCGTGGGCGGCGCTGCGGGCGCGGTCGCTGCCCACAGCGAAGTGGCCATGGGATGTGATGTGACGGAGCGCACGGATTGGTCCGGCGCTGTGCTCTGCGAGGTCATGCCGCATCCCTTCCGACGGGTGCGTGCAGAACACGGCGCAGAAAGTCCTGTGTGCGGGCATGCGTTGGCGCGCCCAGCACCTGCGATGCGGGGCCTTCTTCGCAGATGCTGCCGCTGTGCAGAAAGCAGACGCGGTCCGCCACTTCGCGTGCAAAGCCCATTTCGTGGGTCACGACGATCATCGTCATGCCTTCGTTGGCGAGCTGTCGCATCACTTCAAGCACGTCGCCCACGAGCTCGGGGTCGAGCGCGGAGGTGGGTTCGTCGAACAGCATGGCTTCGGGCTTCATCGCCAGCGCGCGGGCAATCGCCACGCGTTGCTGTTGACCGCCCGAGAGCTGCGGCGGCATGGCGTGCGACTTCTGGTCGAGGCCGACCTTGCGCAGCAGCTCCATGGCTTCTTCGCGGGCTTTTTCCTTGGGTTCCTTCTTGACCTGAACAGGGCCTTCCATCACGTTCTCCAGCACCGTGCGGTGCGGGAACAGATTGAAGCGCTGGAACACCATGCCCATGCGACGGCGCAGCAAGTGGATGTTGCTGGCAGTGTTGTCCACCACTTCGCCGAACGCGCGCACCTCACCGCCCTGGTAAGTTTCGAGACCGTTGATGCAGCGAAGCACGGTGGACTTGCCCGAGCCTGAAGGGCCGATCAGGCAGACCACTTCGCCGCGCTGCACGTTCAGGCTCACGTCATGCAGCACGCGGTGGTCGCCGTAGGACTTTTCCAGATTCTTTATCTCGATCATGGCTTTCTCTTTCCTGCTCCAAATCGCTTTTCAATGCGGCGAAGCATGCCCACCAAAGGCAGGCTCATCGCCAGATAGAGCAGGGCCACGAGCGTGTAGACGGTCATGTTCTGGAACGTGGACGAGGCGATCAACTGGCCTGCGCGCGTCATCTCCGCCACGGTGATGGTGGAGACCAGCGACGAGTCCTTGAGCATCATCACCAGCGTGTTGCCGTAGGGCGGCAGCGCGATGCGGAAGGCCTGTGGCAGGATCACGCGGCGCATCAGCATGGCCGGGCGCATGCCCATGGCGAGGGCCGCTTCGCGTTGGCCGGGATCGACCGCTTCGATGCCCGCTCGGAAGTTCTCGGCCTGGTACGCGGAGTAGGCGATGCCCAGACCGATCACGCCCGCCTGGAAGGCGCTGAGCTGAATGCCGAAGTCCGGCAGCACGAAGTAGATGTAGAAGAGCTGCACGATGATGGGCAGCCCGCGTATGACGTTGATGATGGTCGAGGACACCATCGACACCGCCTTGATGGGCGAGAGCTTGCCCAGTGCGAGCACCAGACCGAGCACGCTCGAGAGCAGAAAGGCCAGCACGGTGACCTGCACCGTGACGACCGCGCCCTTGAGCAGGATCGGCAGGAAATCGCTTGCGTGTTGAAGAAAGTCTTGCATGAAACTACCGAGTGCTCAGCGGACTCAGATGCCCCACTTCTTGGTGATCTGTGCCAGCGTGCCGTCGGCCTTGATGGTGGCGATGGCCTTGTTGATGCGGTTCAGCGTTTCGGTGTCGCCCTTGCGCACGATGAGGCAGACGTCGCTCACGTTGGTGGACTTGTAGCCATTGGCCATCTTCACGCCCTGAAAGGCTTTCTGGCTGATCTGATAGACCATGATCGGCTGATCGCCCACGGCAGCCTTGATGCGGCCGAGTGCCAGGTCGCGCGACATGTCGGCCACGGAGTCGTAGGTGCGCACTTCCTTGAAGATGCCTTTTTTCTGCAGCATGTCCACGAAGATGGTGCCGACCTGTGCGCCGACCACTTCGCCTTTGAGTTCGTCAAGTGTCGGGTAGTTGCGGTTGTCGTCGGCCTTGACCATCAGGCCTTCGCCATACGAGTAGACCGGTTCGCTGAAGTCCACCACTTGCTGACGCGCGGCGGTCTTGAGCATGGCCGCTGAAATCACGTCGATCTTGCTGGAGGTGAGGGATGGGATCAGTGCCGCGAAAGCGGTTTGCTGAATCGTCGTCTGAAAGCCGCCAGCCTTGCCCACGGCTTGCACGGTGTCGACCATCATGCCCTGAATGCTGTTGCTCTTGATGTCCAGGAAAGTGAACGGAATGCCGGTGGCCGTCGCGCCGACGTTGAGATTCGCGGGGGCGGAGCCCTGTGCTGCAGCGAAGTTGAACGCGGCGGCAGCACCGAGTCCGATGGCGAGGCGAAGAGCGGAACGGCGGATGAAGGATGGCATGTGAAGACTCCTTGAACAGACAGAAGTGGAAGGTGGTGATCCCTGTCGGATGCACCGTTTCGGGGCGACCTTCCGTGGCGAACTTGCCGAGTGATGGTCGCGCAGGCAACTTAGCAAGAACCATGCAATGATCGATATCAAACACCCAAAAGTGAATAAGTAAAAACCACTAATAGATTTTGTAGTATCGATATTCGATATTTCAAATGTGAAGTTAAACTCGCCGCTCATGACCAATGCGCCCTCGCTCGACGATGAATCGAACCCGCTGTTCAACCAGTCTCTGGAGAAGGGGCTGGCCGTGCTCTGCGCATTCAGCGCGCAGCGGCGCACCATGACGCTGGCTGATCTGGCCGAGGCGGCGGGCATCAGCAAGAGCTCCGCGCAGCGCATGGTGTTCACGCTGGAGAGCCTTGGTTTCGTGCGCAAGCATCCCAAGACGCGGCGCTATCAACTCACGCCGCGCGTGATGCGCATCGGCTTCAATTACTTGGCCGCCAATCCGCTGATCGATCTGGCGAATCCCTATCTTTCGGAGCTGACCAACGCGACCACCGAGACCACCTGCCTTACCGAAGTGGATGGGCTGGAGATGGTCTATGTGGCGCGCTTCGTCAGTGCGCAGTTCGTTCCGGTGCATATGCCGATCGGCAGCCGCATCCCCATGTATTGCACGGCCTCTGGGCGAGCGTGGCTCAGTGCCTTGCCCGATGAGGAGGCGCTGGCGCTTATCCGAGCGAGCGACCGGGTGACGCACACGCGCTTCACCATCACTGACGAAGATGCTTTGATGCAGGACCTGCGCGAGGCACGTCAGCGCGGCTACGCCATCAATCGCGAAGAGCTGTTTCTTGGCGACATGACGCTCGGCGCGCCGGTGCTGGGCAGCCACGGGCGGCCAGTGGCGGCGGTGCATATCGTCGCACCCACCAGCCGCTGGACGCTGGAAGAGGCGGAGGCGCGTCTGGGGCCATCGCTGCTGGCGTGCGCTCGCTCGCTGAGCAACTCGGTCCGCGCACTGGATTAGCGCATCGCATGGTGCATTCGCACCGACAACGACAACGACAACACAGTTTTCACAGACCCCAAAAAAGGAGTTCAGGTTTTGAGCATTCAGGTTATTTCGCGCGATGCAGCCGTGGCATCGTTCAAAGACAACGGCACTGTCGCAATCCCGCTGAGCGAGCCCGCTTGCCAGCTTCGTGGACTCGACGTGGCGATTGCCGGTCGTCCTGAGGTGGACACCGGGTTCTGGGAATGCGCTGAAGGCCAGTTCCGCCGGGCCGTGGATACCGGTGAGGTGATGTATATCCTTGAAGGCTCGGGCAGTTTCATGCCCGATTCGGATGATGAACCCACCATCGAATTCAAGGCTGGCGACACGCTGTTCTTCCCGCCTTTCACGCGCGGCGTGTGGGACATTCGCGAGAAGGTGCGCAAGCTGTATGTGATGGTGTGAGGCACGCATCTTGCGCCCCGTTCGGGTGCAATCAGCCAAGCGCCGCAGTGGGCCATAAGTCCTGTGGCGAGCGAGTTGGCACCCACTTGGCGTAAGATCGCGCCACGCTCCAAAGGCCGCCCTCGGGCGGCTTTTTTGTATTTGGAACACAAGAATTTCAGGTAGCCCCCCCATGACCGAAAACACCCTCTGGCACCCCGTCGCGCAGTCGCACGAGGTGCTCCAAGATGCCCCGCTGTCCGTCAAGCTGCTCGACCAGGCCGTGGTTCTGTGGCGCAACAACGAAGGTGCTGTGCAGGCCTTTGTCGACCGTTGCCCGCACCGCGGCGCGCGCTTGTCCATGGGGCGTGTGGAGAACGGTCATCTCGAATGCCCGTATCACGGCTGGCAGTTCGCATCGGGTGGTCAATGCGTGAAGGTGCCTGCGGCGCCCGACTTTGTGCCGCCGGCAACGCAACGCGTGAAGTCGTTCGATGTGCAGGAAGCCTACGGTCTGGTCTGGGTGCGTCTGCAGGAAGGCGAGGCTGAAAATGCTAATGCGGCAGCGCTGCCAGCGTTTGCCGCCGAGGCTGACGCGCATCTGCGCAAGGTGAATTGCGGTCCTTACGATGTGGCCGCGAGCGCACCGCGCATCATCGAGAATTTCCTCGACATGTCGCACTTTGGTTTTGTGCACGAAGGCTGGCTCGGCAGCCGCGATGCCACAGCGATGGCAGCATACAAGGTCGAGAGCACGGCTACCGGCGTGCTCGCCACGGGCTGCAAGGCCGTGCAGCCGCAATCCAATCTGCATTCCACCAGCGCGGCGGAAGTGGAATACACCTACGAAGTGACCGCTCCCTACACCGCAGTGCTCACCAAGATTCCGGAAGAGGGCACTTCAAAGCAAGGCTGGCGTGAGCAGATCGGTCTGTTCATCTGTCCGATCACGCCCGACACATCGCGCGTGTGGTTCCGTCTGGCCGTTGCCGATTTTGAATCGACCGACGCGCAACTGCGCGAATTCCAGCACACGATTTTTGTGCAGGACCAGCCTGTTCTGGAGTCACAATTGCCCAAGGCGCTGCCGCTCGATCCACGCGCGGAAATGCACTCGGCAGCCGACCGCATGTCGTCCGCTTATCGCCGCTACCTGAGGGCCAGCGGCATCACCTTTGGAGTGTGCTGAACATGACCACGAAATTTCAGGTTCCCGCAATCGACGCCCAGCGTCTGCAGGCCGTCCTCAAGGCCATGCCCAAGGCCGAACTGCACATGCACATCGAAGGCTCGCTGGAGCCTGAAATGATCTTCGCGCTCGCGCAGCGCAACGGCGTCAAGCTCGCCTACGACAGCGTCGAAGCCCTGCGCAAGGCCTACGCCTTCAGCGATCTGCAGAGCTTTCTCGACATCTACTATGCAGGTGCCAGCGTGCTGCTCAAGGAGCAGGATTTCTACGACATGACCCGCGCGTACCTGAACCGCGCTGTTGAAGACAACGTCGTGCGCGCAGAAATCTTCTTCGACCCGCAGACCCACACCGAACGCGGCGTACCCATGGAAACCGTGATCAACGGCCTGTACCGCGCTTGCGTGGATGCAGAAAAAGAGCAGGGCATTTCCTCCGCGCTGATCCTGTGCTTTCTGCGTCACCTGTCGGAAGAATCCGCGCTTCAAACATTGGAAGACGCACTCCCATTCCGCGACAAATTCCTGGGCGTGGGTTTGGACAGCAGCGAAGTCGGCCACC
This genomic stretch from Diaphorobacter sp. HDW4B harbors:
- a CDS encoding amino acid ABC transporter ATP-binding protein, giving the protein MIEIKNLEKSYGDHRVLHDVSLNVQRGEVVCLIGPSGSGKSTVLRCINGLETYQGGEVRAFGEVVDNTASNIHLLRRRMGMVFQRFNLFPHRTVLENVMEGPVQVKKEPKEKAREEAMELLRKVGLDQKSHAMPPQLSGGQQQRVAIARALAMKPEAMLFDEPTSALDPELVGDVLEVMRQLANEGMTMIVVTHEMGFAREVADRVCFLHSGSICEEGPASQVLGAPTHARTQDFLRRVLHAPVGRDAA
- a CDS encoding adenosine deaminase; this translates as MTTKFQVPAIDAQRLQAVLKAMPKAELHMHIEGSLEPEMIFALAQRNGVKLAYDSVEALRKAYAFSDLQSFLDIYYAGASVLLKEQDFYDMTRAYLNRAVEDNVVRAEIFFDPQTHTERGVPMETVINGLYRACVDAEKEQGISSALILCFLRHLSEESALQTLEDALPFRDKFLGVGLDSSEVGHPPEKFARVFARARELYLHLVAHAGEEGPPAYIWSALDVLGVERIDHGVQAVHDPKLMERLAKDHIALTVCPLSNEKLCVFPKLADHNIKQLLDAGLVATVNSDDPAYFGGYMNTNFTRLFAEVPDLTAQDAYQLAFNSIDASFACTEDKQKWTKQLRECFERSAM
- a CDS encoding ABC transporter substrate-binding protein, with translation MPSFIRRSALRLAIGLGAAAAFNFAAAQGSAPANLNVGATATGIPFTFLDIKSNSIQGMMVDTVQAVGKAGGFQTTIQQTAFAALIPSLTSSKIDVISAAMLKTAARQQVVDFSEPVYSYGEGLMVKADDNRNYPTLDELKGEVVGAQVGTIFVDMLQKKGIFKEVRTYDSVADMSRDLALGRIKAAVGDQPIMVYQISQKAFQGVKMANGYKSTNVSDVCLIVRKGDTETLNRINKAIATIKADGTLAQITKKWGI
- a CDS encoding cupin domain-containing protein, whose amino-acid sequence is MSIQVISRDAAVASFKDNGTVAIPLSEPACQLRGLDVAIAGRPEVDTGFWECAEGQFRRAVDTGEVMYILEGSGSFMPDSDDEPTIEFKAGDTLFFPPFTRGVWDIREKVRKLYVMV
- a CDS encoding IclR family transcriptional regulator, producing MTNAPSLDDESNPLFNQSLEKGLAVLCAFSAQRRTMTLADLAEAAGISKSSAQRMVFTLESLGFVRKHPKTRRYQLTPRVMRIGFNYLAANPLIDLANPYLSELTNATTETTCLTEVDGLEMVYVARFVSAQFVPVHMPIGSRIPMYCTASGRAWLSALPDEEALALIRASDRVTHTRFTITDEDALMQDLREARQRGYAINREELFLGDMTLGAPVLGSHGRPVAAVHIVAPTSRWTLEEAEARLGPSLLACARSLSNSVRALD
- the ehuD gene encoding ectoine/hydroxyectoine ABC transporter permease subunit EhuD, translating into MQDFLQHASDFLPILLKGAVVTVQVTVLAFLLSSVLGLVLALGKLSPIKAVSMVSSTIINVIRGLPIIVQLFYIYFVLPDFGIQLSAFQAGVIGLGIAYSAYQAENFRAGIEAVDPGQREAALAMGMRPAMLMRRVILPQAFRIALPPYGNTLVMMLKDSSLVSTITVAEMTRAGQLIASSTFQNMTVYTLVALLYLAMSLPLVGMLRRIEKRFGAGKRKP
- a CDS encoding aromatic ring-hydroxylating dioxygenase subunit alpha, with protein sequence MTENTLWHPVAQSHEVLQDAPLSVKLLDQAVVLWRNNEGAVQAFVDRCPHRGARLSMGRVENGHLECPYHGWQFASGGQCVKVPAAPDFVPPATQRVKSFDVQEAYGLVWVRLQEGEAENANAAALPAFAAEADAHLRKVNCGPYDVAASAPRIIENFLDMSHFGFVHEGWLGSRDATAMAAYKVESTATGVLATGCKAVQPQSNLHSTSAAEVEYTYEVTAPYTAVLTKIPEEGTSKQGWREQIGLFICPITPDTSRVWFRLAVADFESTDAQLREFQHTIFVQDQPVLESQLPKALPLDPRAEMHSAADRMSSAYRRYLRASGITFGVC